In Segatella copri, the DNA window TCGATTATTATTTCTTTTCGTCAGCAAACCTCTTTTGCTGATGGTTATCTGCATACCGGCATTATGCCCCAGCATCTTTTCGCTACCGAAATCCATCGCATAGCCTGCCTTCAACTGCCACTGATGCGGGAAATCGTAATGACCCTCTACCAGAAAACTTACATTATGATGCTTTTTTGTAAACGGGTTGCTATATGTACCCCAACCTTTCTGATAGGTGCCTAATATACGATAGCCCAACCGCTGTGTAGGCTGACCATCAAAACCCAGATGATAAGCTATGAAACGGTTGTTTCTGATATCAATATATCCGTCGTTATTATAAATAGGCGAACGGTAGAGTGGATTTCCTATCACCTGGCCCCAATGCTGCCATCCAGGATAGATGCTGTGGTTATAATAATCATCAGTACCCGCTATATGGTCTGCGATACCCGATGTACGGTCATGATTGTACGGACCACTCTGATATTTGGTATAGAGATACTCCAGCACCACATTTTTCAGCCAGCGCGAATACTTCAGATTCAGTTCGAAGCCCAGCATGATATCCTTCAGCGAATACATGAAGAAACGGCGTTTTACTTTCTTATTCCAGTCTGCGCCCTCACCATATCCATTATAGTCGAGGAGAAACATCTGGCTGTGATCTTCGAAATAATGATCGGCATAGATGGCAGCTTTCCAACTGTCAGTGTCATAATTGATACGCATCAGCCAACTGCCCAACTGGTTGCCGGCAACATTGGCATAAGCCCCTTCACCTGCATCAGAGCCCGTTGCCGACAGCGCATG includes these proteins:
- a CDS encoding capsule assembly Wzi family protein — protein: MNKIKVGVCFALCSLAAPSMAQYMWQEGDGTEKIDLREDIQYGVEMQGSFSKGKTPLWLNANKHGLSSLEKNNGYLRGSLVRPLSADSARRWAVGYGVDVAVPVNYTSHVVVQQAYVEARWLYGVLTAGAKEYPMELKNQSLSSGSQCLGINARPIPQVRLALPEYWTLPFGRGWLQLKGHLAYGMTTDDGWQHDFTKRQTKYCDHMLYHSKAGFLRIGNENAFCPLSIEMGLEMVAQFGGNAYRPTGDSMEQIPTEKNLKGFWHALSATGSDAGEGAYANVAGNQLGSWLMRINYDTDSWKAAIYADHYFEDHSQMFLLDYNGYGEGADWNKKVKRRFFMYSLKDIMLGFELNLKYSRWLKNVVLEYLYTKYQSGPYNHDRTSGIADHIAGTDDYYNHSIYPGWQHWGQVIGNPLYRSPIYNNDGYIDIRNNRFIAYHLGFDGQPTQRLGYRILGTYQKGWGTYSNPFTKKHHNVSFLVEGHYDFPHQWQLKAGYAMDFGSEKMLGHNAGMQITISKRGLLTKRNNNR